The following nucleotide sequence is from Nitrospirota bacterium.
GGGACCGGCGGGTGAACCAACCCCGCGTCCTGCAGGCCCTCGGCGGCGGCCGCAATCGACGTGGGCGGGATCGCCAGGTAGAACACCCGATGGCCCGGCAATCCGAGTTCCCGCTCAACCGCTTGCGCCCGAGATCGAATCCGTTGGTAAGTCTCGGCGTCTTCGATTCCACCGATGGCATAGAACAGCCGACGCTCAAACTCGCCCCACTTCGCCTCGTCGAGGGCTTGCCGCGAGTACGCGACTACGCTGTCCCGAGCCATCGTCCGGAACTCGTCGTCGGAGAGCGGTTTACGGCCGACCCCCAAGACCGCAATGTCCGGGAGCGCCCCGTCCAAGAGCAGGTTGTACAAGGCCGGCATCAGTTTCCGACGTGCAAGGTCACCGGATCCACCAAAAATGACCAACGTACACGATGGCGCACCACGCTTGAGCTCCGCGTTGGTTCCGTTCGCAACGGTCGGTTCAGGCATCGTCATCTTCCCCCCCCCTCACGATCCGGCAGACCGCACCGCGTGCCCGCGGAGCCGAATGAATCCTCGCGTTGCGAGACGACGCGATAACTGTCCTTGGCCGATCACATGACCACCTTTCCGGCCCTTCCCAGGTTAATCAACCGAAGAAACACCCCAGTCCCTGATCTCATACCCCACCCTCTCTGCACGAGAAGACGGTGACCTTCGTAACTATACTATCCATCGGTCGACCGGAGTCAACGGACACGAGTCTTGTCACTCGCGCGGCGTCGTCTCCTGGTTGGAATTGGAATGTGTGCTATCCTTACCCCCCGCACGCAACCCACGACCTCTTCAGCGTCTTGATGACTACGGCCGGAGCACCGAGATGAAGTGTTCATATTGCACAACGCCCAACCGGGATGGTCGACGTTTCTGTTCCCGGTGCGGGGTGATGCTCGGGTGGGCGTGCCCTCGGTGCGCATTCTTCAACCACCTCGGCGAGCAGCATTGCGGAGGCTGCGGCGTCCCACGCCTCGGAGCCGAGACGCCGCACGCCGCGCCCCAATCGCCCGAAGCAACCGTTCAAGCAGCGACGTCCCCGACGACCGGACGCAGCGCGGTCATCAAGGACGAAATCACTCGGTTTCTTCAGGAACAGGCCGCCGCCCAGAATCACCACGAACAGACGGCGCCGGTTTCGCAGGATGACATCGACACCCTGTTTCGGCGGTAACCGCCGGCCGAGGCCTTGTGCCGCTTAATCGCGTCCTTCAGGCCAGACTCGGTCAAATCCTCCTCGAGCAGAATCGCTTGACTCCCGAGCAGCTCAACGCTGCCATCGAACGCCAGCGCGACAAAGAACCCCACAAACAACTCGGCACCATTTTCGTCGAACTCGGATTCGCCAGCGAGGCCGACGTGGTTCAGGCCGTGGGCATGCAATTCAATTTACCGGTCGTCGATCTGAATCTGATCACGGTCGCAACGGACGTCATTCGGTTGATCCCCGAACCGCTGGCGCGAAAACTTTGCGTGCTGCCCGTGTTTCTGGTGGGTAAAGAACTCACCGTGGCGATTGCGGACCCTACGGAGATCGATACCCTCGACTTCCTCGCTCGTGAAACTCGTCATGTGATCCAACCCGTGCTCGCACCTCGCCGCCAGATCACCGCGGCGCATGACCGCTTTTATCCCGAGGACTCCGCGCTCCAGACGTTGGATACCCAGGACCTTCAGCGGTTCGACGTCGGCCACGGTGGCCCCGGCGAGGTGGAGCGGCTTCGGGCGGTGGGCAAAGAAGTCCCCATCGTCAAAATCGTCGACCAGATCTTCAACCGCGCGATCACGGAAGGCGCCAGCGACATCCACCTCGAACCCAGCGAGTCGAAATTTCTGGTTCGGTTCCGCGTCGACGGCTTGTTGCGCGAAGTCATGTCGTTCTCGCCCGTGCTGCGCACGGCGATCACCTCGCGGATCAAAATCCTGTCGAGCCTCGACATCGCCGAACGGCAGAAACCCCAGGATGGGCGCATCCAGCTCTCGGCCCACGAACTCGATCTCCGCGTCTCCACTCTCCCCACCCACTACGGAGAAAAGGTCGTCATCCGGTTGCTCGATCGGGCCAACGTCCTCATCGGTCTCAAAGATCTGGGCTTTGCCGCGAACAATCTGGATCGTCTCAGTCACCTGATCCGA
It contains:
- a CDS encoding zinc ribbon domain-containing protein; amino-acid sequence: MKCSYCTTPNRDGRRFCSRCGVMLGWACPRCAFFNHLGEQHCGGCGVPRLGAETPHAAPQSPEATVQAATSPTTGRSAVIKDEITRFLQEQAAAQNHHEQTAPVSQDDIDTLFRR
- a CDS encoding GspE/PulE family protein, whose amino-acid sequence is MPLNRVLQARLGQILLEQNRLTPEQLNAAIERQRDKEPHKQLGTIFVELGFASEADVVQAVGMQFNLPVVDLNLITVATDVIRLIPEPLARKLCVLPVFLVGKELTVAIADPTEIDTLDFLARETRHVIQPVLAPRRQITAAHDRFYPEDSALQTLDTQDLQRFDVGHGGPGEVERLRAVGKEVPIVKIVDQIFNRAITEGASDIHLEPSESKFLVRFRVDGLLREVMSFSPVLRTAITSRIKILSSLDIAERQKPQDGRIQLSAHELDLRVSTLPTHYGEKVVIRLLDRANVLIGLKDLGFAANNLDRLSHLIRQPYGIVLVTGPTGSGKSTTLYAALNAIKSPEVNVITVEDPVEYHIDGINQVQVNNKKGLTFAATLRSVLRQDPDIIMVGEIRDPETGAMATEAALTGHLVLSTLHTNDAGGAVTRLIEMGVEPFLLAPSLLGVVAQRLVRKVCPQCRELYEPRPAELERLGMEGLPEGLRFARAKGCPQCQNRGYRGRTAIHEILVIDEIMRQMIGEKAPQATLMEYAGQRGFIDMRVDGLKKLVAGLTTVEEVLRVSKG